Proteins co-encoded in one Marmota flaviventris isolate mMarFla1 chromosome 9, mMarFla1.hap1, whole genome shotgun sequence genomic window:
- the LOC114098399 gene encoding folate receptor alpha-like — MARLMTTQLLLLVWVAAWGAQPRTELLNVCMDAKHHKEKPSPEDKLHEQCSPWKKNSCCSFNTSQEAHKDISYLYGFNWDHCGKMAPACKRHFIQDTCLYECSPNLGPWIQQVDQSWRKERILNVPLCKEDCQRWWEDCQTSFTCKSNWHKGWNWTLGYNQCPVGTACHPFHFYFPTPAALCEEIWSHSYKVSNYSRGSGRCIQMWFDPAQGNPNEEVARFYAEAMSGAEVPRAWPLLLSLVPMLLRLLS, encoded by the exons ATGGCCCGGCTGATGACAACACAGCTGCTGCTTCTTGTGTGGGTGGCTGCTTGGGGTGCCCAGCCCAGGACTGAACTTCTCAATGTCTGCATGGACGCCAAACACCACAAGGAAAAGCCAAGCCCGGAGGACAAGTTGCATGAGCAG TGCAGTCCCTGGAAGAAGAACTCCTGCTGCTCCTTCAACACCAGTCAGGAAGCCCATAAGGATATTTCCTACCTATACGGATTCAACTGGGACCACTGTGGAAAGATGGCACCTGCCTGTAAACGACATTTCATCCAGGACACCTGCCTCTATGAGTGCTCCCCTAACTTGGGGCCCTGGATCCAGCAG GTGGACCAAAGCTGGCGTAAAGAGCGGATCCTGAATGTGCCCCTGTGCAAAGAGGACTGTCAGCGTTGGTGGGAGGATTGTCAGACCTCCTTCACGTGTAAAAGCAACTGGCACAAAGGCTGGAACTGGACCTTag GGTATAACCAGTGCCCCGTGGGAACTGCCTGCCACCCCTTCCACTTCTACTTCCCTACACCTGCAGCTCTGTGTGAGGAAATCTGGAGTCACTCCTACAAAGTTAGTAACTACAGTCGAGGAAGTGGCCGCTGCATCCAGATGTGGTTTGACCCCGCCCAGGGCAACCCCAATGAGGAGGTGGCAAGGTTTTATGCAGAGGCCATGAGTGGGGCTGAGGTCCCCAGAGCCTGGCCTCTCCTGCTCAGCTTGGTCCCAATGCTGCTCAGGCTGCTCAGCTGa